The genome window TGGGCGTGCCCCCGGCCGAGAACGACAGGATGACGGTGAGGATCCCGATGCCCAGCGCGATCATCGCGATCTTCGCGACGAACAGGCCACGCGCCTCGACGTGCAGGTCGTGCTTGCGCAGCGCGCCGCGCGCCCGCAGCTGGCTCAGGACGATCGCACCGACCGCCAGGACACCGATCACGAGCGTGACGACGTCCATGTTGCTGACGTAGTTGAACCAGGGGGGCAGCGAGCCCTTGGAGATCCGGATGAACGAGGAGGGCAGCCCTGCGAGCGTCTCGCCGACGACCACGAGCGCGAGGCCGCGGAACACGAGCATGCCGGCGAGCGTCACGATGAACGCCGGGATCCCCACGTAGGCGACCCAGAACCCCTGCCATGCGCCGACGAGGGCACCGAGCGCCAGACCGACGAGCACCGCCACGATCCACGGTGCGTCGAAGTCGCGCATGGTCGTCGCCACGACACCGCCGACGAACGCGACGACGGAGCCGACCGACAGGTCGATGTGGCCGGCGACGATCACCATCAGCATGCCGATGGCGAGCACCATGATGTGCGCGTTCTGCTGGAACAGGGCCGCGACGTTGTTGGCGAGCAGCAGCTTGCCGTCGGTGAGGACCTGGAACAGCAGCACGATGACGATGAGCGCGCCGAAGATGCCGTACTGGCGCGCGTTGCCGCCCAGGCCCTGCAGGCGCTGCCCGAGGGAGACGCGCGGCACGCCGGGCGGGTTCGGGGCGGGGAGGTTGACGTCGGTCGTGGTGCTCATCGGGCGATCCCGTCCTTGTCCATCGTCATGAAGTGCATGAGGTGCTCCTGGGTCGCGTCGGCCCGGGCCACCTCGCCGGTGACGCGGCCCTGGCTGAGCGCGTAGATGCGGTCGCAGACGCCCAGGAGCTCGGGCAGCTCGGAGGAGATGACGAGCACGCCCTTCCCCGCGTCGGCGAGCTTGTTGATGATCGTGTAGATCTCGTACTTCGCACCGACGTCGATGCCGCGCGTCGGCTCGTCGAGGATCAGCACGTCCGGGTCGGCGTAGAGCCACTTGGCCAGCACGACCTTCTGCTGGTTGCCCCCGGACAGCTTGCCGACCAGCGCCATGACGGTCGGCGTGCGGATGTTGAGGTCCTTGCGGAACCGCTCGGCGATGGTGGACTCGGCCTCGCGGTCCACGACGCCCGCTCGCGAGAGCTTGTCGAGCGACGCGGCGGAGATGTTGTGCTGCACGGTGTCGATGAGGTTGAGACCGAACCGCTTGCGGTCCTCGGTCGCGTACGCGATGCCGTGCCGGATCGCCTCCTGCACGGTGCCGGCCGTCACCTCGACGCCGTCCCGGAAGAGGCGTCCGGAGATCCGGGTGCCGTACGAGCGGCCGAAGACGCTCATCGCGAGCTCGGTGCGACCAGCACCCATCAGGCCGGCGAGGCCGACGATCTCACCGCGCCGCACCGTCACGCTCGCGCCGTCGACGACCTTGCGCGCCTGGTCGACGGGGTGGTGCACGGTCCAGTCCTCGATGCGCAGCACCTCCTCGCCGATGTCGGGGGTGTGCTCGGGGAACCGGTGGTCGAGCGGGCGCCCCACCATGCCGCGGATGATCCGCTCCTCGGTGACGTGCACGTCGCCGCGCATGTCGAGGGACTCGATCGTCTCGCCGTCGCGGATGATCGTCGTGGTGTCCGCGATCGCCTCGATCTCGTTCAGCTTGTGGCTGATGATGATCGACGTGATGCCCTCGGCGCGCAGCCCCTCGATGAGCGTGAGCAGGTGGGCGCTGTCCTCGTCGTTGAGCGCGGCGGTCGGCTCGTCGAGGATGAGCAGACGCACCTCCTTGGACAGCGCCTTGGCGATCTCCACCAGCTGCTGCTTGCCGACGCCGATGTCGGTGACCCTGGTGTCGGGGCGCTCGGAGAGCCCCACGCGGTCGAGCAGGCGGGCGGCCTCGGAGTTGGTGCGGTTCCAGTCGACGACGCCGCGTGCCGCGCGCTCGTTGCCGAGGAAGATGTTCTCGGCGATCGACAGGTAGGGCGAGAGCGCGAGCTCCTGGTGGATGATGACGACGCCCTGGCGCTCGGAGTCGCGGATGCCGCGGAACTCCTGCACCTCGCCGTCGAGGACGATCTCGCCCTCGTAGGTGCCGTGCGGGTAGATGCCCGACAGGACCTTCATCAGCGTCGACTTGCCCGCGCCGTTCTCACCGCAGATGGCGTGGATCTCGCCGCGGCGCACCGCGAGCGTGACGTCGGAGAGCGCCTTGACGCCGGGGAAGGTCTTGGTGATGCCGCGCATCTCGAGGATGTGCTCGGTGTCCATGTGTCCTCGCTGGATGGTCCGGACCGGCCGGCGGGGTCCTCAGAGGCCGAGGTCGTCGGCCGAGTAGAACTCCGAGTCGACGAGCACCTCGACCGTGTCCGGCGTGATCACCTGCGGCTGCAGCAGGTAGGTCGGGACGGTCTTCTCCCCGTTGTCGTAGGTCTCCTCGTCGTTGACCTCGACGTCCTCGCCGGCGACGATCTGCTCGATCATCGTGGCGACCTGGTCACCCAGCGCGCGGGTGTCCTTCCAGACGGACATGGACTGCTTGCCCGCGATCATGTTGAGCACGTTCGCCTGGTCGGCGTCCTGGCCCGTCAGGACCGGGTAGCCGTCGCCCGGCGCGTAGCCGTTGCCCTCGAGGGCCTGCGCGATGCCCAGCGCCAGCGAGTCGTTGGGCGACAGGACCACGTCGACCTTGGCGCCCCCGGCGTAGAACGAGTTGAGCCGGTTCTCCATCTCGGACTGGGCCGTGTCGGAGCTCCAGCCCTGGATCCCGATGGACTGCCAGTCGTCGTTCGTCGCCGGCTGCTTGCCCGACGGGACGACGAGCTTGCCGCTCTCGACGTACGGGGACAGGACGTCCCACGCGCCGGCGAAGAAGAACTTCGCGTTGTTGTCGTCGGGCGACCCGGCGAACGGCTCGAGGTTGAACGGGCCGGCGGCGTTCTCGAGGTCGAGCGCCTCGACGATGAACTCGCCCTGCATCGTCCCGACGCCGTAGTTGTCGAACGTCGCGTAGTAGTCGACGTTCGGGGTGCCGAGCAGGAGACGGTCGTATGCGATGACCGTGATGTCCGCGTCGGCCGCCTGCTGGAGGGTCGGCGCGAGGGCCGTGTCGTCGATGGGGGCGATGACGAGGACGTCGGCGCCCTGGTTGATCATGTTCTCGAGCTGGGTGATCTGCTGGTCGACCTTGTTGTCGGCGTACTGCAGGCTCGTCTCGTAGCCGGCGTCCTGCAGCAGACCCTCGAGGTGCGCCCCGTCGCGGTTCCACCGCTCCAGGCTCTTGGTCGGCATCGCGATGCCGACCACGGTGTCCTCGGCGGCCGCCGCGCCGCCCGTGCTCTCGGGCTCGGCCTCACGCTCGGTGCTGCAGGCCGCCATGGACCCCACGAGCACACCTGCGGCGACCATCGCGATCGCGCTCTTCTTCCACGCCAGTGACATCGTTGTCCGCTCCCTTGAGTTCGCCGCTCGATCGGTCGGGACGTCCGTCGTCGCGACCACCCGGGTCCGGCAGCAGTGCCGGGGAGCCAGGTACGGCTTCGCGTTGCATTCAAGACCTGAAGGCATCGCCGGGGCAAGTGCCGTGACCATTCCGTGTCCTGACACCCGTCCGCCACGACGGCGCGCCACTCGGGCGGTTGGCGGCGCGTGCAGCGGGACGATGACGGACAAAGGTCCCGCGGTGTCTTCGACGGATGAAGGCACCGCCCGAGCCGGCCGCGCGCCCGGTCAGCCGCACACGCCGGGCCACCAGCGCTCGAGCAGCCCGCACACGTGCCGCCACGCGCCGGTGGCACCGTGGCCGCGCGACGCCTGCTCCTGCAGGACGGCCACCGTCCGGGCCGGGACGGTCACCGCACCGGTCGAGCGGTCGTACACGGTCGTCCGCACCACCGGGTCGGCGCCGCCGGCCTGGACCGGGGACAGCGCGTAGGCCCGGCCCGCGAGCGCGGGCACGCGCTGCGTCGTGGGCTCGTCGGACGCGTTGACGACCACGAGCAGGCCGTCGAGCCGGTGGTCGACGTCGGTGCGCCAGCGGCGCGCGGACGCGTCCCAGCCCGCCCGGTCCTCGACGTGCATGACGACGACACCGGGTGCGGCGTCCGGACCCGCGCCGGGGAACGTGACCTTCTGCTCGATCAGCCGGGCGTCCCCCAGCCGGAAGAGGCGGGTCGAGGACCGCAGCTCGAGGAGCTCGGCGGCCGCGGTGCCCGCCGTCGCGATGTCCTGCGGCGTCGGCACGAGCGCGGGGTCCGCCAGCAGCGGCTGCTGGTACGGCCACTTCGCGGCGTTGTCGGCCGCGGGGGGCAGCCCGCGTGCGAAGCCGTTGGTCCGCCCCGACCAGTCGAGCACGTTGAACCAGTCCCCCGAGTCGTAGGAGTTGCGGTCGAGGGACTTGCTGCGCAGCAGGTCGGCACCGGCGTGCCAGAAGGACGGCGTCTGCGCGAGCGTCGTCGTCGCGAGCGACACGGTGTTCATCCGCACGCGGTCGGCCATGGGAGTGCCCTGCGGCAGCTTGAGGTACAGGTTGTCGAAGAGCGTCTCGTTGTCGTGCGCGTCGACGTACGTGACGACCTCCTCCGGGGACTCGGCGTAGCCCGCCGGCTGCCCGTTGTAGTCGATCTCGTCGCCCCGCCGGACCGTCCCGTCGCTCGTCGGCAGCCGGTAGGCCCGCAGGTTGCCGGCCATGCCGAGGCGCACGAGGTCCGTCTGGTGCCGCAGGCGCGCGAGCTGCTCGTCCGGCGTGCCGTTGACGGGCGCACCGTTCGGGTCGGTGAAGGCACCGGACCCGAAGCCCTGCACGCGCGGGTCCTCGTCGAAGGGCCCGCCGCCGCGCACGGCGTCGCGCAGCCGGTCGGAGAACGTCCCGATCCCCGTGCCGCCGAGCTGACCCTGCGTGGCCTGCTCGAAGAGCCGGTCGTCCGCGACCTCACCGAAGTTCCAGCCCTCGCCGTAGAGGTAGACCCGGCGGCCGTCGACGCCGTCCTCGCGGGGCGTCAGCCGGTCGAGCGCGGCGCGCACGGCCTCCATCGTCTGCCGCGAGTGGTGCCCCATGAGGTCGAACCGGAAGCCGTCGACCTTGTGGTCCCGCGCCCACGTCACCACCGAGTCGACCATCATCTTCTCGGCCATCGCGTGCTCGGTGGCGACGTTCTGGCAGCACGTCGACGTCTCGACCTGGCCCGTGGCGTTCAGGCGGTGGTAGTACCCGGGCACGACGCGGTCGAGCACGCTCTTCGCGTCCTGGCCGCTGGCCGCCGTGTGGTTGAACACCTGGTCGAGCACGACCTGCAGGCCGTCGGCGTGCAGCGCGCCGACCATCGAGCGGAGCTCCGCGATGCGCGCGCCCCCGTGGGCGTCGACCGCGTACGAGCCCTCGGGCGCGCTCCAGTGCCACGGGTCGTAGCCCCAGTTGAACGCGTCCTGTCCCGCCACGGCCGTCACGCACTCCTGCTGGCGCGGCGAGTCGGGCGGCAGCGACGCGAGGTCGCACGCGGGGGTGGCCTGCGCGGACCGGTCCTCCTCGATCGACGCGATGTCGAACGTCGGCAGCAGGTGCACGGTCGTCAGGCCCGCGTCGGCCAGTGCGCGCAGGTGGTCGCGCCCGTCGCTGCTGCGCACCGCGAACGCGCCGTAGGTGCCGCGCAGCCGCTCCGGCACCGTGGCGTCGGAGATCGAGAAGTCCCGCACGTGCAGCTCGTAGATCGTCTGGTCGACGGGGCGGACGACCGGCTGGGCCGTGCGCTCCCACTGCCGGGGCCGGTACCGGGAGTCGTCCAGGTCGACCAGCACGCCGTGCGTGGAGTTGAGCGTCAGCGCGACGGCGTACGGGTCGGTGACGCGGTTGACCTCGACCCGGCCCGTGGTGGGCGCGTAGACCGTCACCTCCCACAGGTACGCGGCACCGTCCCAGCCCTGGGGGCCCGAGGCCGTCCACGACCCGTCGGGCTGCCGCTGCCCCGCCACGCGCACGGGCTCCGCGGACGTGTCGACGGCGCCGCGCCGGTCGGCCGGCCACACCAGCAGGTCGACGCCCTGCGCCGTGGGGGCCCACAGCGCGAGGGACGGCCTGCCCTTGGCCCACGTCGTGCCCAGCGCGCGCTTCGCCGCGCGGCCGCTGTAGAGGTCGTCGAGGACACCCGGCACCTGCACGCCGGTCACGGCCTGGCCGACGTCGTCGGCGTCGGCCTGCCGCACGAGGACCTGCCCGGTGAGCAGGCGCTCGACCGTGCGCCGGTCGGCGTCCACGCGCAGCGCGACGTACCCGTCGAGCGTCGGGAACCGCGCGAGCTGCGCGTCGGTGAGCCCGCCCGGCACGACCGCGAGCGCAAGCTCCTCACCCCCCGTGACCTGCCCGTCGACGACCTCGAGCGACGCGTCGGCCGCCGCGTGCAGCGAGAACCGCAGCGTCGCCGGGTCGGTGCCGCTCGCGACGAACGACGCCGGCCAGGCGAGCGTCCGCGCGTCGACCCAGTGCGCCGCGAGCTGCCCGGTGCCGGGCAGCGGCGCATCGGTGACCTGCACGGTCAGGACGTGCGTCGTCAGGTCGTAGACGAACGACACGGGCCTGCCGCCCGGCGCGGTGAACGCGATGTTCGCACCGTCCCGGACGCCGTCGGCGCCGTAGTTCTCCGCCCACGACAGGCCGTGCGCGACCTTGAGCTCGTAGGTGCCCGCCGCCAGGTCGGGCAGCGTGAGCGTCGCGGTGCCGTCGCCGTCGCCGTCGACCAGGGCCGTGGCCAGGCATGCCGGGTCCCAGTCGGCCGCGCAGCCCGCCTCGCTCTGGAACGAGCCCGGCAGGGTCAGCAGGGGGCCCTGCGCCGAGGTCGTCACCTGGTGCGTCGTCGCGTCGTAGACGAACGTCACCTCCTGCGGGCCGTCACCCGTGACCGTGTAGGTGAGGTTCGCGCCGCCGGGCGCACCGCCCGCGCCGTAGTTCTCGTCCCACGTGCCGCCGACGGCGACCTTGTACTCGTACGACCCGGGCGGGATCGAGAACGTGCCGTGGAACACCACGCCGTTGGTGGACGTGAGGCGCGCGGCCTCGCAGCCGGGCTGCCAGTCCCCCGGGCAGCCCATGGCGGCGTTGTGGCTGCCGGGCACGGTGACGGGGGTCTCGCCCGGGTCCGGCGGCGGCTCGACGCCGTCGACCGCGACCCCGACGCTCGCGTACGTCGAGGCGGCGCTGCGGTGGCCCGTCACGTCCTGGCGCACCGCGCGGTACTCGACGAGCGTCCCTGCCGCGAGCCCGCGGACGTCGTGGAAGACGCGCGGTGCCGTCGTCTCGGCCGTGCCGAGCGCCGTCCACGCGTCGTCGCCCACCACGCGGTAGGCGAACGACGTGGCGGCGGCGGCGTCGTCGACGTCGGCGGCCACCGGCGCGAGGCCCGCGAGCGCGGCACCGGCGCCGGGCGCCTCGAGCGTGATCACGTCGTCCCCGGCCGCCACGGTGGCGCCGGCCCGCAGGACGAGGGAGCCGAACGCGGGCACGCTCAGCGCGACCGTCCCGTCCGCGCCGGCCACCACGGGCGCGCCGGGCACGACGTCCGTGCCGGACGTCGCGAGCAGCGGCGTGAACGTGGCACCGGGCGTCAGCGTGTCGACGGTGACGCTCGCGGGGTCCGCCGCGTTGTTGAGCGCGACGAGGTGCTCGACGTCGTCGTCACCGAACCGCGAGAACGCGTACACCGGCCCGGCGGCGTACCGCTCGACCTGCGCGCCCGTCGTCAGCGCGGGCGTGGTCGCGCGCAGCGCCCCGAGCGCGGCGACGTGCGCGTACAGGGGCGCGTCCGTGTCGTACCGGTCGACCGACCCCGCCGGGGTGCCGTCGAGCAGCGCCTGGTCGGCGTACTCCTCGACCTGCGTCGCGAACAGCGACTGGCGGGCGTCCTTGTCGGTGCCCCCGAGGGAGCCGTCGCCGACGAAGCCCTGCTCGTCGCCGTAGTACACGACCGGCTGACCGCGCGTGAGGTACATCAGCGCGTGCGCGAGCCCGGACCGCGCCTGCCCGTCACCCGCGTCCTTGACCGCGTGGCCGATGCGGCCCATGTCGTGGTTGCCGAGGAACGTCGGCAGCGCCTGCGCGCTGCTCGTGGGCGTCGTGTACAGGTCGTCGCTCGCGAACAGCGACTGCAGGCCGGCCGCCGGCAGGCCCTTGGCGTAGCTCGCCGCGGCCGCCTGGAAGGAGAAGTCGAGCACGGCGTTCATGTCGGTCTCGCGCACGTAGGGCGCGGTCAGCGCGGCGTCGGCGTCGTACACCTCGCCGAACATGAAGAAGTCCGGGTTGCCGACCGCGGCCGCGTGCTGCGCGATCGCGCTGGTGAACACGTCCCAGAACTCGCGGTTCACGTGCTTGACGGTGTCGATCCGGAAACCGTCGACCCCCAGGTCCACCCACGCCTCGTAGACGTCGACGAAGCCCTGCACGACGTCGGGGTGCTCGGTCATGAGGTCGTCGAGGCCGGTGAAGTCGCCGTAGGTGACCGACTCCCCCGTCCACGTCGAGTCGCCGCGGTTGTGGTAGAGCGTCGGGTCGTTGAGCCACGCCGGGACCTTGACGTCGGCGTCCGCGGGGTCGACGACCGGCGTGTACGGGAACGACGTCGCGGCGTCGAGGTCCGGGAAGTCGGCGCTGCCGGCGACGTCGGCCGGGTCGAACGGCTCGCCCGCGGCGTCGCGGTACGGCCGGGTCGCCTGGTCGACGTACGCGTGCTCGCCCTCGGCGTAGTCGATGACGTCGGCCGTGTGGTTGGTGATGATGTCGAAGTACACCTTCATGCCGCGCGCGTGCGCGTCGGCGATGAGGGCCTCGAGCTCGGCGTTGGTGCCCAGGTGCGGGTCGATGCGTGTGAAGTCCGTGATCCAGTACCCGTGGTAGCCCGCCGAGGCGTCGGCCCCGGCGCCCTGGACGGGGCGGTTGAGGAACGACGGCGTCAGCCAGATCGCCGTGGTGCCCAGGCCCTCGATGTAGTCGAGCCGGCCCCGCAGTCCCGCGAGGTCGCCGCCGTGGTAAAAGCCCTTGTCGGTCGGGTCGAGGCCGGTGACCGTGCGGTCGCCCTCGAGCCCGCCGGTGTCGTTGGACGGGTCGCCGTCGGCGAACCGGTCGGTGAGCACGAAGTAGAGCTGCTCGCCCGCGCCGGGGTCGCGCGCGGGCTCGGCGACGATGCCGGCGTCGGCCTCGGTGTACCCGCCGGCGAGGTCGTCGACGACGACGGAGGTGCGGCGGGTCGCGTCGTCGTAGGTGAACGTCAGGTCAGCGGGGCCCGCGAGCACGAGCGGGGTGTTCGCCTCGCCGCCGTCGGCACCGGCGGACCCCTCCCACGTGCCGTCGAGCGCGACCTTCCACTCGTGCGCGCCACCGGGCACCTCGAACGTCGCGGAGAACCGGCCGGGGACGCCGGTCGGGGCGAGCGCGGTCGCCGCGCAGGTGGGGTCCCAGTCGGCCGGGCACCCGAGCTCGTCCTGCAGGCTCCCGACGAGCGTGACGGCAGCGGCCGCGGCGGCGGCGGGCGTCGCGGGCAGCGCCGCGACGGCGCCGGTCGCGGCGATCGCTGCGGCGGCGAGGCCCGCGAGCGCACGCCGTGCGGTCCGGGGAGCGGGGGGACGTGGCGAGGCGGCGCCGACCATCGGGACTCCTTCGTCGCGGCACGTCGTCGTGCCGTCGGTGGCTGTCCCCGCGACCGTAACCCGTTGCAAGAAGTTGCAGCAAGGGTTTCGGTCATCACGTGCGTTCCGGACCATCGCGGCAGGTCCCAGGACGGCCAGGTCCGCCCGGTGCCAGGGGCGCACGGGGACCGTCGACGACCACCTCGCCGGGCTCGACCCGGGCGGCGCCGCCGTGGTGGCGCACGTGTACGACCTGGCCCGCGAGGTCGTCCCCGACGCCCAGCAGGGCACGGGCTACGGCATGCCGGGCCTCGTGCACCGCGGCAAGCCGCTGCTCTCGGTCATGCGCTGAGCGGCCCGTCCCGCTGCGGCACCGCGTCGCGCGTCCGGCAGGGCCACGAGCGCGTGCGCGACACGCCGCGGACGCACCCGGATCGCGACGCGCACGCGCGGCGGCTCAGACCAGCCCGAGCGCCCGGACGGCCTCGCGCTCCTCGACCAGCTCGGCGACCGACGCGTCGATGCGCTCGCGCGAGAACTCGTCGACGTCGAGGCCGGGCACGATCGTGTACACGCCGCCGGCGGCCGTGACCGGGAACGACGAGATGAGCCCCTCGGGCACGCCGTACGAGCCGTCGGACACCACACCCGCCGACGTCCAGTCGTCCGCGGGCGTGCCGCGCACCCACGTGTGCACGTGGTCGATCGCCGCGTTCGCCGCCGACGCCGCCGACGACGCACCGCGCGCCTCGATGATCGCCGCACCCCGCTTGGCGACCGTCGGGATGAACGTGTCGCGCACCCACGCGTCGTCGCCGACGACCTCGAGCGCCGGGCGTCCGCCGATCGTCGCGTGCGTCAGGTCCGGGTACTGCGTCGCGGAGTGGTTGCCCCAGATCGCGAGACGGGCGATGTCGTCGATCGCCGCGCCGGTGCGCTGCCGCAGCTGCGCGAGTGCGCGGTTGTGGTCGAGCCGCGTCATCGCCGTGAACCGGTCGGCCGGCACGTCAGGCGCGTGCGAGGACGCGATGTACGCGTTGGTGTTCGCCGGGTTGCCCACCACGAGCACGCGCACGTCGTCCGCGGCACCCGCGTTGATCGCGGCGCCCTGCGGGCCGAAGATGCCGCCGTTGGCGCTCAGCAGGTCCCCGCGCTCCATGCCCTTGGTACGCGGCCGCGCACCGACCAGCAGCGCGACGTTCACGCCGTCGAAGGCCGCGGCCGCGTCGTCGGTGATGTCGATGCCGTCCAGCAGCGGGAACGCGCAGTCGTCGAGCTCCATCGCGACGCCCTCGGCGGCCTTCACGGCCGGCGGGATCTCCAGCATCCGCAGCCGCACGGGCGTGTCGGGGCCGAGCAGCTGGCCGGACGCGATGCGGAAGGCCAGGGCGTACCCGATCTGACCGGCAGCACCGGTGACGGTGACGACAGCGGGCGTGGTGAGCGACACGGGCGGGCTCCTTCGGTCGGCCGACGATCGGCGCGACGTCTCGACGTCCTCGCCTGCGTCGCAACCTACCGGAGCCGTGGCGGCGGCGCGCCGACGCCGTGCCGCCCGTGCACGAGCGCTCGTCACCCCCCGACGCCACGACGGCGCCCCCCTGCGGGAGGCGCCGTCGTGGCGTGCGTCGTACCGGGGTGCTGCAGGTCAGCCCAGGCGCGCGGCGAGGTTCTCGTCGAGGGCCGCGAGGAACTCCTCGGTCGTCATCCACGCCTGGTCGGGGCCGACGAGGGACGCGAGGTCCTTCGTCATCTTGCCGCTCTCGACCGTCTTGATGACCACGTCCTCGAGCGTCTCGGCGAACTGCGTCACCTCGGGCGTGCCGTCCAGCTTGCCGCGGTGCTTCAGGCCACCGGTCCACGCGAAGATCGACGCGATCGGGTTGGTCGACGTCGGCTTGCCCGCCTGGTGCTGGCGGTAGTGCCGCGTGACGGTGCCGTGCGCCGCCTCCGCCTCGACCGTCTTGCCGTCGGGCGTCATGAGGACCGAGGTCATGAGGCCCAGCGAGCCGAAGCCCTGCGCGACGGTGTCGGACTGGACGTCGCCGTCGTAGTTCTTGCACGCCCAGACGTAGCCGCCCTCCCACTTCATCGCGGCGGCGACCATGTCGTCGATCAGGCGGTGCTCGTACGTCAGGCCGGCCGCGTCGAAGTCGGCCTTGAACTCGGCCTCGAACACCTCGGCGAAGATGTCCTTGAAGGCACCGTCGTACGCCTTGAGGATCGTGTTCTTCGTCGACAGGTACACCGGGTACCCGCGCTGCAGGCCGTACGCGAACGAGGCGCGCGCGAAGTCGCGGATCGACTCGTTGAAGTTGTACATGCCCATCGCGACGCCGCCCGCCTCGGGCATCGTCACGACCTCGAACTGCTGCGGCTCGGAGCCGTCGGCCGGCTCGAACGTCATCGTGATCTTGCCGGCGCCGGGCACCTTGAAGTTCGTCGACTTGTACTGGTCGCCGTGGGCGTGACGGCCGATGATGATCGGCTTGTTCCAGCCCGGGACCAGCCGCGGGATGTTGGAGATGATGATCGGCTCGCGGAAGACGACGCCACCGAGGATGTTGCGGATCGTGCCGTTGGGCGAGACCCACATCTTCTTGAGGCCGAACTCCTCGACGCGCGCCTCGTCCGGCGTGATCGTCGCGCACTTGACGCCGACGCCGTGCTCCTTGATGGCGTGGGCGGCGTCGATGGTCACCTGGTCGTCGGTCGCGTCCCGGTTCTGGATCGACAGGTCGTAGTAGCGCAGGTCGACGTCGAGGTACGGGTGGATCAGGCGGTCCTTGATGAACTGCCAGATGATGCGCGTCATCTCGTCGCCGTCGAGCTCGACGACCGGACCGACGACCTTGATCTTCGCCATGCGGGGGCCTGCCTCCTGTGCCGTGGGGTGTGGCGCCCAGGTTACTCGACGTCGAGAGACCCAGGAGGAACCGCCCGGTGCGCGTGCACCGCCCCTCCTGCCTGTGCGCGCACAGGCAGGCCTGGCATGCTGGGCTCTGCGCAGTTCGCCCCGATGTCGTCCACGCCGCGCCCGCCCACGGGCAGGCCTGACGGCTCGGCACCGACCGGTGGCTCACCCACCTCACACGACAGGACCGACATGTCCCAGCAGAACCCGCAGACCCCCGAGGGCGCCCCGGTGCCCGAGGAGACCTCGCCGGCCCCGACCACCCCGGCCGCGACGACGCCGTCCGACGCCGCCGCGTCCGACGCCGCCGCGCCCGACCGCGCGTCGGCCGACGCCGCGCCGGCCGACGCCGTCGAGGAGGTCGTCGTCGAGGAGGTCGTCGTCGACACCCCCGTGACGCCCGCGCCCGTGACGCCCGCCGCCGACGACGACGACGACACGTACGTCCTGCCGGCCGGCACCGTGGTCGCCGCGGGACCCGGCCTGGTCGCACGTCTCGGAGCCGAGGCCTTCGGCACGTTCTTCCTCGTGCTCGTCGGC of Cellulomonas dongxiuzhuiae contains these proteins:
- the mmsB gene encoding multiple monosaccharide ABC transporter permease, which produces MSTTTDVNLPAPNPPGVPRVSLGQRLQGLGGNARQYGIFGALIVIVLLFQVLTDGKLLLANNVAALFQQNAHIMVLAIGMLMVIVAGHIDLSVGSVVAFVGGVVATTMRDFDAPWIVAVLVGLALGALVGAWQGFWVAYVGIPAFIVTLAGMLVFRGLALVVVGETLAGLPSSFIRISKGSLPPWFNYVSNMDVVTLVIGVLAVGAIVLSQLRARGALRKHDLHVEARGLFVAKIAMIALGIGILTVILSFSAGGTPIVLVIVGVLVVAYSFLMGRTVFGRHIYAIGGNRAAAALSGVNTRKVDFWIFVNMGLLAGVAAVFTTARAGAAIASAGQNYELDAIAACFIGGAAVTGGIGRIAGAIVGALIMGVLNMGLSILSVDPSWQMAIKGMVLLLAVAFDLLNKRRAGTQ
- the mmsA gene encoding multiple monosaccharide ABC transporter ATP-binding protein is translated as MDTEHILEMRGITKTFPGVKALSDVTLAVRRGEIHAICGENGAGKSTLMKVLSGIYPHGTYEGEIVLDGEVQEFRGIRDSERQGVVIIHQELALSPYLSIAENIFLGNERAARGVVDWNRTNSEAARLLDRVGLSERPDTRVTDIGVGKQQLVEIAKALSKEVRLLILDEPTAALNDEDSAHLLTLIEGLRAEGITSIIISHKLNEIEAIADTTTIIRDGETIESLDMRGDVHVTEERIIRGMVGRPLDHRFPEHTPDIGEEVLRIEDWTVHHPVDQARKVVDGASVTVRRGEIVGLAGLMGAGRTELAMSVFGRSYGTRISGRLFRDGVEVTAGTVQEAIRHGIAYATEDRKRFGLNLIDTVQHNISAASLDKLSRAGVVDREAESTIAERFRKDLNIRTPTVMALVGKLSGGNQQKVVLAKWLYADPDVLILDEPTRGIDVGAKYEIYTIINKLADAGKGVLVISSELPELLGVCDRIYALSQGRVTGEVARADATQEHLMHFMTMDKDGIAR
- the chvE gene encoding multiple monosaccharide ABC transporter substrate-binding protein, with product MSLAWKKSAIAMVAAGVLVGSMAACSTEREAEPESTGGAAAAEDTVVGIAMPTKSLERWNRDGAHLEGLLQDAGYETSLQYADNKVDQQITQLENMINQGADVLVIAPIDDTALAPTLQQAADADITVIAYDRLLLGTPNVDYYATFDNYGVGTMQGEFIVEALDLENAAGPFNLEPFAGSPDDNNAKFFFAGAWDVLSPYVESGKLVVPSGKQPATNDDWQSIGIQGWSSDTAQSEMENRLNSFYAGGAKVDVVLSPNDSLALGIAQALEGNGYAPGDGYPVLTGQDADQANVLNMIAGKQSMSVWKDTRALGDQVATMIEQIVAGEDVEVNDEETYDNGEKTVPTYLLQPQVITPDTVEVLVDSEFYSADDLGL